A stretch of Prunus dulcis chromosome 6, ALMONDv2, whole genome shotgun sequence DNA encodes these proteins:
- the LOC117631318 gene encoding uncharacterized protein LOC117631318 yields MSLVDKEIASVGGSGGGSVGDDGDDDDDEEGGGSPGRCKCGDEHTKKQRGFRGSGFSRNFGKAKQVVLHPFTRSKKQLPRKNKTRASSASSCSVSSSSFSSGKRFGAGVNGSGNKGCYFCFTQPSTPGSPIGSQTSDPEHPNFTFGMLRDFMEKNDFFSKECNPHLDIDVSPNTKD; encoded by the coding sequence ATGTCTTTGGTTGATAAGGAGATAGCAAGCGTTGGTGGCAGTGGTGGAGGCTCTGTGGGCGATGATGGTGAcgacgatgatgatgaagaaggtgGTGGGTCCCCTGGTAGATGCAAATGCGGTGATGAGCATACAAAGAAGCAGAGAGGGTTTAGGGGTAGTGGGTTCTCAAGAAATTTTGGAAAGGCCAAGCAGGTGGTCCTGCATCCCTTCACTAGATCCAAGAAGCAATTACCCAGAAAAAACAAGACGAGGGCTTCTTCTGCATCTTCTTGTTCTGTGTCTTctagttctttttcttcaggTAAGAGGTTTGGAGCTGGTGTTAATGGCAGTGGCAATAAAGGTTGTTACTTTTGTTTCACGCAACCCTCAACTCCGGGTTCACCAATTGGGTCTCAGACCAGCGACCCAGAGCACCCGAATTTCACTTTTGGGATGTTGAGAGattttatggagaagaatGATTTCTTTTCTAAAGAGTGCAATCCCCACTTGGATATTGATGTCTCCCCAAATACCAAGGATTGA